A genomic segment from Ramlibacter agri encodes:
- a CDS encoding CHASE3 domain-containing protein, which produces MVLAVLAALVLIGINETGYVASSEALERIDEYTQTRNAVNHLLQQVLDAETGSRGYLLTGDPRYLEPYNAAVAEISHDLDNLRMKYDPGSADAATLALLTRNVQRKAAEMDMSVRMRKQGNEDAWKFVLLTDVGREHMDAIREQAGKLIQTATAGMVSSQRQVEKTLRLARIGIGLVTAAALLAFYLYLRQSTKLKLAGEQQQAALQAERDLLETQVRERTASLAQLATHLQQVREEERGHLARELHDELGALLTAAKLDVARLKSKLSPPAPEVSQRLQHLTETLNSGIALKRRIIEDLRPSSLANLGLTAALEILAREFSERSGIEVASSLEPVELDEPSQLTVYRLVQESLTNVGKYAEARQVDVSVRSYSNHVEVEIQDDGKGFDAREVRPTTHGIAGMRHRVEAAGGRFTVNSGPGRGTRITAVLPKAAAAQPA; this is translated from the coding sequence TTGGTCCTCGCGGTTCTCGCGGCGTTGGTGCTCATCGGTATCAATGAAACAGGCTACGTCGCATCGAGCGAAGCGCTCGAGCGCATCGACGAATACACGCAGACGCGCAACGCCGTGAACCACCTGTTGCAGCAGGTGCTCGATGCCGAGACCGGCTCGCGCGGCTACCTGCTCACCGGCGACCCGCGCTACCTGGAGCCGTACAACGCCGCGGTCGCGGAGATCAGCCACGACCTCGACAACCTGCGCATGAAGTACGACCCGGGCAGCGCCGATGCCGCGACGCTGGCCCTGCTCACGCGCAACGTGCAGCGCAAGGCCGCCGAAATGGACATGTCGGTGCGCATGCGCAAGCAGGGCAACGAGGACGCCTGGAAGTTCGTGCTGCTGACCGACGTGGGCCGCGAGCACATGGACGCCATCCGCGAGCAGGCCGGCAAGCTGATCCAGACCGCCACCGCGGGCATGGTCTCGTCACAGCGGCAGGTGGAGAAGACCTTGCGGCTCGCGCGCATCGGCATCGGCCTGGTCACCGCCGCGGCGCTGCTGGCCTTCTACCTGTACCTGCGCCAAAGCACGAAACTGAAGCTCGCCGGCGAGCAGCAGCAGGCCGCGCTGCAGGCCGAACGCGACCTGCTGGAGACGCAGGTGCGCGAACGCACCGCCTCGCTGGCGCAGCTGGCCACGCACCTGCAGCAGGTGCGCGAGGAGGAGCGCGGCCACCTCGCGCGCGAACTGCACGACGAACTCGGGGCGCTTCTGACCGCGGCCAAGCTCGATGTGGCGCGGCTGAAATCGAAGCTGAGTCCGCCGGCGCCGGAAGTGAGCCAGCGCCTGCAGCACCTGACCGAGACCCTCAACAGCGGCATCGCGCTGAAGCGCCGCATCATCGAGGACTTGCGGCCGTCCTCGCTGGCGAACCTGGGGCTGACGGCGGCGCTCGAGATCCTGGCGCGCGAATTCTCCGAGCGCTCCGGCATCGAAGTGGCGAGCAGCCTGGAGCCGGTGGAGCTGGACGAGCCTTCGCAGCTGACGGTCTATCGCCTCGTGCAGGAGTCGCTGACCAACGTGGGCAAGTACGCGGAAGCCAGGCAGGTGGACGTGAGCGTGCGCAGTTACAGCAACCACGTCGAGGTGGAGATCCAGGACGACGGCAAGGGCTTCGACGCCCGCGAAGTGCGTCCCACCACCCACGGCATCGCCGGCATGCGCCACCGCGTGGAAGCCGCCGGCGGCCGCTTCACGGTGAACTCCGGCCCGGGCCGGGGCACGCGCATCACCGCCGTGCTGCCCAAGGCTGCGGCCGCGCAGCCGGCCTGA
- the grxC gene encoding glutaredoxin 3: MQHVKMYTTAVCPFCIRAKQILKSKGVDKIEEVRIDMQPDERAKMMEITGRRTVPQIFIGETHVGGCDDLIALDGRGGLMPLLNGAAA; the protein is encoded by the coding sequence ATGCAGCACGTCAAGATGTACACCACCGCGGTCTGCCCCTTCTGCATCCGCGCCAAGCAGATCCTCAAATCCAAGGGGGTCGACAAGATCGAGGAAGTCCGCATCGACATGCAGCCCGACGAACGGGCGAAGATGATGGAGATCACCGGCCGGCGCACCGTGCCGCAGATCTTCATCGGCGAGACGCATGTCGGCGGCTGCGACGACCTGATCGCGCTGGACGGCCGCGGCGGGCTGATGCCCTTGCTGAACGGCGCCGCCGCCTGA
- the nadA gene encoding quinolinate synthase NadA codes for MNAVIPLKDIEYEHPLPGNACDTRHAWARVPEEPSPAERTALKERIKRLLKERNAVMVSHFYVHPDLQDLAEETGGIVSDSLEMARFGRDHPAQTLVVSGVKFMGESAKILSPEKRVLMPDMDATCSLDLGCPVDEFDRFCSQHPDRTIVVYANTSAAVKARSDWLVTSSCALDIVRALKDKGHKILWAPDKHLGSYIQRETGADMVFWNGSCIVHDEFKAFELEDLKKQYPKAKVLVHPESPPDVVALADAVGSTSGILKAAREMDAREFIVATDNGMMHKLRTLNPGKVFIEAPTAGNSATCKSCAHCPWMAMNGLAGLAHVLETGANEVFVDPAIAERARVPVDRMLAFTAALKDGRPAGALVPNIGAA; via the coding sequence ATGAATGCAGTCATCCCCCTGAAGGACATCGAGTACGAGCACCCGCTGCCCGGCAACGCCTGCGACACGCGGCACGCCTGGGCGCGCGTGCCCGAGGAGCCGTCGCCGGCCGAACGCACGGCGCTGAAGGAACGCATCAAGCGCCTGCTGAAGGAGCGCAACGCGGTCATGGTGTCGCACTTCTACGTGCACCCGGACCTGCAGGACCTGGCCGAAGAGACCGGCGGCATCGTCAGCGATTCGCTGGAGATGGCGCGCTTCGGCCGCGACCACCCGGCGCAGACGCTGGTGGTGTCCGGCGTCAAGTTCATGGGCGAGTCGGCCAAGATCCTGTCGCCGGAAAAGCGCGTGCTGATGCCCGACATGGACGCGACCTGCTCGCTGGACCTGGGCTGCCCGGTCGACGAGTTCGACCGCTTCTGCAGCCAGCACCCGGACCGCACCATCGTCGTGTACGCCAACACCAGCGCCGCCGTGAAGGCGCGCTCGGACTGGCTGGTCACCTCCAGCTGCGCGCTGGACATCGTCCGCGCGCTGAAGGACAAGGGCCACAAGATCCTGTGGGCGCCCGACAAGCACCTGGGCAGCTACATCCAGCGCGAGACCGGCGCCGACATGGTGTTCTGGAACGGCTCCTGCATCGTGCACGACGAGTTCAAGGCCTTCGAGCTGGAGGACCTGAAGAAGCAGTACCCGAAGGCCAAGGTGCTCGTGCACCCCGAGTCGCCGCCGGACGTGGTGGCGCTGGCCGACGCGGTGGGCTCGACCTCCGGCATCCTGAAGGCGGCGCGCGAGATGGATGCGCGCGAGTTCATCGTCGCCACCGACAACGGCATGATGCACAAGCTGCGCACGCTGAACCCGGGCAAGGTGTTCATCGAGGCGCCCACCGCCGGCAACAGCGCCACTTGCAAGAGCTGCGCGCATTGCCCGTGGATGGCCATGAACGGGCTGGCCGGGCTGGCGCACGTGCTGGAGACGGGCGCGAACGAGGTGTTCGTCGACCCGGCCATCGCCGAGCGCGCACGGGTTCCGGTCGACCGCATGCTGGCGTTCACGGCGGCGCTGAAGGATGGCCGTCCGGCGGGTGCGTTGGTGCCGAACATCGGGGCAGCGTAA
- a CDS encoding PaaI family thioesterase: MDAEQLQKILEPLFPGLMGVRLVEATPTRVTATMLVRPDLCTTGGALHGGAHMAFADTLGAVGTFLNLPPGKRTTTTDSSTKFIGGAAVNTTVTAESVALHRGRTTQVWQTTIRNEAGKLCSVVTQTQLVLD; encoded by the coding sequence ATGGACGCCGAGCAACTGCAGAAGATCCTGGAACCGCTCTTCCCCGGCCTCATGGGCGTGCGGCTGGTGGAAGCGACACCGACGCGCGTGACGGCCACCATGCTGGTGCGGCCGGACCTGTGCACCACCGGCGGCGCGCTGCATGGCGGCGCCCACATGGCTTTCGCCGACACGCTGGGCGCGGTGGGCACCTTCCTGAACCTGCCGCCCGGCAAGCGCACGACCACCACCGATTCCTCCACCAAGTTCATCGGCGGGGCCGCGGTCAACACCACGGTCACGGCCGAAAGCGTGGCCCTGCACCGCGGGCGCACCACGCAGGTGTGGCAGACCACCATCCGCAACGAAGCGGGCAAGCTCTGCTCCGTAGTGACGCAGACCCAGCTGGTGCTGGATTAG
- a CDS encoding S41 family peptidase yields the protein MSHKLKIAGWISVGAIAGALTTVSLQTVARGSLAPLPLEELQQLAAVFSMVKTDYVEPVDEKKLITDAISGMVSSLDPHSQYFDKKSFKEFREGTSGRFVGVGIEISQEDGLVKVVSPIEGSPAFRAGLKTGDLITKIDDTAVKGLSLSDAVKRMRGEPNTKVQLTIYRKDENRSFPVTITREEIKTQSVKGKMIEPGYGWIRVSQFQERTVDDFAAKVRELYKADPNMKGMVLDLRNDPGGLLDAAVAISAAFLPENVTVVSTNGQLPESKFTYKAAPEFYQRRAGADPLRGLPAGLKTVPLIVLVNEGSASASEIVSGALQDQHRGIIMGSQTFGKGSVQTVRPLGPDTGLKLTTARYYTPSGRSIQAKGIVPDVMVDETADGNLFAALRTREADLEHHLTSGQGAEVKDPARDKAREDARKLAEEEAKKGDKAKMPPEFGSDKDFQLAQALNQLKGRPVAVSKTQVVENKQEKKEN from the coding sequence ATGAGCCACAAACTCAAGATTGCCGGCTGGATTTCCGTAGGCGCGATTGCCGGCGCGCTCACCACGGTCTCTCTGCAGACCGTTGCCCGTGGCTCGCTGGCGCCGTTGCCGCTCGAAGAGTTGCAGCAGCTGGCCGCCGTGTTCAGCATGGTGAAGACGGACTACGTCGAGCCGGTCGACGAGAAGAAGCTGATCACCGACGCCATCTCCGGCATGGTGTCCAGCCTCGACCCGCACTCGCAGTACTTCGACAAGAAGAGCTTCAAGGAATTCCGCGAAGGCACGTCCGGCCGCTTCGTCGGCGTCGGCATCGAGATCTCGCAGGAAGACGGCCTGGTCAAGGTGGTGTCGCCCATCGAGGGTTCGCCTGCCTTCCGCGCCGGCCTGAAGACCGGCGACCTGATCACCAAGATCGACGACACCGCCGTCAAGGGCCTGAGCCTGTCGGATGCCGTCAAGCGCATGCGCGGCGAGCCGAACACCAAGGTGCAGCTGACGATCTATCGCAAGGACGAAAACCGCTCCTTCCCGGTCACGATCACCCGCGAGGAGATCAAGACCCAGTCCGTCAAGGGCAAGATGATCGAGCCGGGCTACGGCTGGATCCGCGTGTCGCAGTTCCAGGAACGCACGGTGGACGACTTCGCCGCCAAGGTGCGCGAGCTGTACAAGGCCGACCCGAACATGAAGGGCATGGTGCTGGACCTGCGCAACGACCCGGGCGGCCTGCTCGATGCGGCTGTCGCGATTTCCGCGGCCTTCCTGCCCGAGAACGTGACGGTGGTCTCCACCAACGGCCAGCTGCCGGAAAGCAAGTTCACCTACAAGGCCGCGCCGGAGTTCTACCAGCGCCGTGCCGGCGCCGATCCGTTGCGCGGCCTGCCCGCCGGCCTGAAGACGGTGCCGCTGATCGTGCTGGTGAACGAAGGCTCCGCCTCCGCTTCCGAGATCGTGTCCGGCGCGCTGCAGGACCAGCACCGCGGCATCATCATGGGCAGCCAGACCTTCGGCAAGGGCTCCGTGCAGACGGTGCGCCCGCTGGGTCCGGACACCGGCCTCAAGCTGACCACCGCGCGCTACTACACGCCGAGCGGCCGCTCCATCCAGGCCAAGGGCATCGTGCCCGACGTCATGGTGGACGAAACCGCCGACGGCAACCTGTTCGCCGCGCTGCGCACCCGCGAAGCCGACCTCGAACACCACCTCACCAGCGGCCAGGGCGCCGAGGTGAAGGACCCGGCACGCGACAAGGCCCGCGAGGACGCCCGCAAGCTGGCCGAGGAAGAAGCCAAGAAGGGCGACAAGGCCAAGATGCCGCCGGAATTCGGCAGCGACAAGGACTTCCAGCTCGCCCAGGCGCTGAACCAGCTGAAGGGCCGCCCGGTCGCCGTCTCGAAGACCCAGGTCGTCGAGAACAAGCAGGAGAAGAAGGAGAACTGA
- the nadC gene encoding carboxylating nicotinate-nucleotide diphosphorylase, with protein sequence MSALFDFSPSAIEELARTDAARALAEDVGGGDLTAALVPAGRRVRARVLARESAVICGGPWVEATLRQVDPGLKVRWLVAEGQRCAADQVVLEVEGSARSLLTVERTILNFLQLLSGVATKTASYVEAVRGTKAQIVDTRKTIPGLRLAQKYAVRTGGGSNHRIGLYDAVLIKENHIAAAGGVTAVLQAAEQAAAQATFIQIEVETLEQLQEALAAGAKMVLLDNMDLPTLREAARINAGRAVLEISGGVTLDNLRPYAETGVDRISIGTLTKDVKATDFSMRLQEL encoded by the coding sequence ATGAGCGCACTGTTCGATTTTTCTCCCTCGGCCATCGAGGAGCTCGCGCGGACCGACGCCGCCCGTGCGCTGGCGGAAGACGTGGGCGGCGGCGACCTGACCGCGGCCCTGGTGCCGGCGGGGCGGCGTGTCCGCGCCCGCGTGCTGGCGCGCGAAAGCGCCGTGATCTGCGGCGGCCCCTGGGTCGAGGCCACCCTGCGCCAGGTCGACCCCGGGTTGAAGGTGCGCTGGCTGGTCGCCGAAGGCCAGCGCTGCGCCGCCGACCAGGTGGTGCTGGAGGTGGAAGGAAGCGCCCGCTCGCTGCTGACGGTCGAACGCACCATCCTCAACTTCCTGCAGCTCCTGAGCGGCGTGGCAACCAAGACGGCGAGCTATGTCGAGGCAGTGCGGGGCACGAAGGCGCAGATCGTCGACACGCGCAAGACGATCCCCGGCCTGCGGCTGGCGCAGAAGTACGCCGTGCGCACTGGTGGCGGCAGCAACCACCGCATCGGCCTGTACGACGCCGTCCTGATCAAGGAAAACCACATCGCCGCGGCCGGTGGCGTCACCGCCGTCCTGCAGGCGGCGGAGCAAGCGGCCGCCCAGGCCACCTTCATCCAGATCGAGGTGGAGACGCTGGAGCAGCTGCAGGAAGCGCTGGCCGCCGGCGCGAAGATGGTCCTCCTGGACAATATGGACCTGCCGACCTTGCGTGAAGCCGCCCGCATCAACGCCGGGCGCGCCGTGCTGGAGATCTCCGGCGGCGTCACGCTGGACAATCTGCGCCCCTACGCCGAGACCGGCGTCGACCGCATCTCCATCGGCACCCTGACCAAAGACGTGAAGGCCACGGACTTCTCCATGCGCCTCCAAGAGTTATGA
- the gpmA gene encoding 2,3-diphosphoglycerate-dependent phosphoglycerate mutase, producing the protein MHKLVLIRHGESTWNLENRFTGWTDVDLTPAGLQQAISAGKLLKQEGWDFDLCYTSVLKRATRTLWHVLDEMDRTWLPVVHSWRLNERHYGALQGLNKADMAKQYGDEQVLVWRRSYDTPPPALEASDPRSERGDRRYDKLNPEQVPLTECLKDTVARVLPFWNEAMAPAIRSGKRVVVSAHGNSIRALVKYLDGISDQDIVGLNIPNGIPLVYELDTDLKPLRHYYLGDAAAVAAAAAAVAAQGKSK; encoded by the coding sequence ATGCACAAGCTCGTCCTCATTCGCCACGGCGAATCCACCTGGAACCTGGAAAACCGCTTCACCGGCTGGACTGACGTGGACCTGACTCCCGCCGGCCTGCAGCAGGCCATTTCGGCCGGCAAGCTGCTGAAGCAGGAAGGCTGGGATTTCGACCTCTGCTACACCAGCGTGCTGAAGCGCGCCACGCGCACGCTGTGGCATGTGCTGGACGAGATGGACCGCACCTGGCTGCCGGTGGTGCATTCGTGGCGCCTCAACGAGCGCCACTACGGCGCGCTGCAAGGCTTGAACAAGGCGGACATGGCCAAGCAATATGGCGACGAGCAGGTGCTGGTCTGGCGCCGCAGCTACGACACGCCGCCGCCGGCGCTGGAGGCGAGCGACCCGCGCAGCGAGCGCGGCGACCGCCGCTACGACAAGCTCAATCCCGAACAGGTGCCGCTGACCGAATGCCTGAAGGACACCGTCGCCCGCGTGCTGCCCTTCTGGAATGAAGCAATGGCGCCCGCCATCCGCTCGGGCAAGCGCGTCGTCGTGTCGGCCCACGGCAACTCGATCCGCGCGCTGGTGAAGTACCTCGATGGCATCTCCGACCAGGACATCGTGGGGCTGAACATCCCCAACGGGATTCCGCTCGTTTACGAACTGGATACGGACCTGAAGCCGCTGCGCCACTACTATCTCGGCGACGCTGCGGCAGTGGCCGCCGCCGCGGCCGCAGTCGCGGCCCAGGGCAAGTCCAAGTAA
- a CDS encoding thioredoxin family protein: protein MNTTPASTEPSRAEVDALAGATVLEFGTGWCGWCRGAQPLIAAAFAGQPDLRHLKVEDGPGKPLGRSFRVKLWPTLVFLKDGQEVTRVVRPGDEQAIRDGLAKIVN from the coding sequence ATGAACACCACCCCTGCCTCGACGGAGCCCAGCCGCGCCGAAGTGGACGCCCTCGCCGGCGCGACCGTCCTCGAGTTCGGCACCGGCTGGTGCGGCTGGTGCCGCGGCGCCCAGCCGCTGATCGCCGCGGCTTTCGCGGGCCAGCCCGACCTGCGCCACCTGAAGGTCGAGGACGGCCCGGGCAAGCCGCTCGGGCGCAGCTTCCGCGTCAAGCTCTGGCCGACCCTCGTGTTCCTGAAGGACGGGCAGGAAGTGACGCGGGTCGTGCGCCCTGGCGACGAGCAGGCGATCCGCGACGGCCTGGCGAAGATCGTCAATTGA
- a CDS encoding response regulator has protein sequence MIKVGIVDDHAIVRSGLKQFFSEQVDLRVVGEAASGREAIDLVRTTEMDVLVMDLSMPGQSGIDALGMIRAKAPDVGILILSGYPEEHYAMNLIRQGASGYLNKECEPMEIVNAIRTIALGRRYISPAVAELLAQQLNRKEGGAPHEQLSEREFQVFLKLAKGETAGDIAKALSLSVKTVSTYRTRLMEKMNLSSNSDLTYYALKNKLID, from the coding sequence ATGATCAAAGTCGGCATTGTGGATGACCACGCCATCGTGCGGTCAGGCCTCAAACAATTCTTCAGTGAACAAGTCGACCTGCGGGTCGTTGGGGAAGCAGCAAGCGGGCGTGAGGCCATCGACCTGGTGCGCACCACCGAAATGGACGTCCTCGTGATGGACCTTTCGATGCCCGGGCAGAGCGGCATCGATGCGCTCGGCATGATCCGCGCGAAAGCGCCGGATGTCGGCATCCTCATCCTCTCCGGGTATCCCGAAGAGCACTACGCGATGAACCTGATCCGGCAGGGCGCGAGCGGCTACCTGAACAAGGAATGCGAACCGATGGAGATCGTCAACGCGATCCGCACCATCGCGCTGGGCCGCCGGTACATCTCGCCCGCGGTCGCCGAACTGCTGGCGCAGCAGCTCAATCGCAAGGAAGGCGGCGCGCCGCACGAGCAGCTGTCGGAGCGCGAGTTCCAGGTGTTCCTGAAGCTGGCCAAGGGCGAAACCGCCGGCGACATCGCGAAGGCGCTGTCGCTGTCGGTGAAGACCGTGAGCACGTACCGCACGCGCCTGATGGAGAAGATGAACCTCTCCTCCAACAGCGACCTGACGTACTACGCGCTGAAGAACAAGCTGATCGATTGA
- a CDS encoding response regulator, translating into MELRTYIVEDNATIRENLIGTLEELASVQPLGWAESEGDARLWLATHAADWDLAIVDLFLKQGSGLGVLEAMQQRGTDQRVVVLSNYATDDMRQRCARLGADAVFDKSNEIDALVDYCLALGAGAAGGA; encoded by the coding sequence GTGGAACTGCGAACGTACATCGTCGAAGACAACGCCACCATCCGCGAGAACCTGATCGGCACGCTCGAGGAACTGGCGTCCGTGCAGCCGCTCGGGTGGGCGGAATCCGAGGGGGACGCGCGCCTCTGGCTCGCCACCCATGCGGCAGACTGGGACCTCGCGATCGTGGACCTGTTCCTCAAGCAAGGCAGCGGCCTCGGCGTGCTCGAGGCGATGCAGCAGCGTGGCACCGACCAGCGCGTGGTGGTGCTGAGCAACTATGCGACCGACGACATGCGCCAGCGCTGCGCCCGGCTGGGCGCGGACGCGGTGTTCGACAAGTCGAACGAGATCGATGCGCTGGTGGATTACTGCCTGGCGCTGGGCGCGGGCGCGGCAGGCGGTGCGTGA
- a CDS encoding rhodanese-like domain-containing protein, whose translation MPFLIHNWSLVLIAVVSGGMLIWPVVSKGTRGGLSPNDAVQMMNRERAVIVDVCETEEFAAGHVAGARNIPLGQLEQRLPEVVKNKALPVILVCKSGGRAQRAERIAKSLGYDKAVVLAGGLGAWKDANLPLEKA comes from the coding sequence CTGCCGTTTTTGATCCACAACTGGTCGCTCGTGCTGATCGCCGTCGTCTCTGGCGGCATGCTGATCTGGCCCGTGGTGAGCAAGGGCACCCGCGGTGGCCTGAGCCCGAACGACGCCGTGCAGATGATGAACCGCGAAAGGGCGGTGATCGTCGACGTCTGCGAGACCGAGGAGTTCGCCGCCGGCCACGTGGCCGGCGCCCGCAACATCCCGCTGGGCCAACTGGAACAGCGCCTGCCCGAGGTGGTGAAGAACAAGGCCCTGCCGGTCATCCTGGTCTGCAAGAGCGGCGGCCGGGCGCAACGCGCCGAGCGCATCGCGAAAAGCCTGGGCTACGACAAGGCTGTTGTGCTGGCCGGCGGCCTGGGCGCCTGGAAAGACGCTAACCTGCCGCTGGAAAAAGCCTGA
- a CDS encoding NAD(P)H-dependent glycerol-3-phosphate dehydrogenase: MDILVLGAGAWGTALAISAGERHRVTLWARDPDQAAAIAAAGENRKYLRGLRLPAGVRVQDGPESGLAALAASHELVIVASPMAGLRAMLIALRDCARPVAWLCKGFESGTGLLGHEIRAEVAPALAGGALSGPSFAQEVARGQPSALVAASESAAVRDALVAAFHGPAMRIYANEDLPGVEVGGAVKNVLAIATGLCDGLALGLNARAALITRGLAEMTRLGAALGARADTFMGLSGLGDLVLTATGDLSRNRRVGLLLAEGLSLQQAVDSLGHVAEGVYCAHTVVERAARLGVEMPIAGAVVDLLDGRLRPEQAVAALMQRGPTPESP; encoded by the coding sequence ATGGACATCCTCGTGCTCGGGGCCGGTGCCTGGGGCACGGCGCTGGCCATCAGCGCGGGGGAGCGCCACCGCGTCACCCTGTGGGCGCGCGACCCGGACCAGGCCGCCGCCATCGCCGCTGCCGGCGAGAACCGCAAGTACCTGCGGGGGCTGCGGCTGCCGGCCGGCGTGCGCGTGCAGGACGGGCCCGAGAGCGGGCTCGCCGCGCTGGCCGCTTCCCATGAACTCGTGATCGTGGCCTCGCCGATGGCGGGGCTGCGGGCCATGCTCATCGCGCTGCGCGACTGCGCGCGGCCGGTGGCCTGGTTGTGCAAGGGCTTCGAGTCCGGCACCGGGCTCCTGGGCCACGAGATCCGGGCCGAAGTGGCGCCTGCCCTCGCGGGCGGCGCCCTCAGTGGGCCCAGCTTCGCGCAGGAGGTGGCGCGCGGCCAACCCAGCGCGCTGGTGGCGGCCAGCGAATCCGCCGCCGTGCGCGACGCGCTGGTCGCGGCCTTCCACGGGCCGGCCATGCGCATCTACGCCAACGAGGACCTGCCGGGCGTGGAAGTGGGCGGTGCCGTGAAGAACGTGCTGGCCATCGCCACCGGCCTGTGCGACGGCCTGGCGCTGGGCCTGAATGCCCGCGCGGCGCTCATCACCCGCGGACTCGCGGAGATGACCCGCCTGGGCGCCGCCTTGGGCGCGCGGGCGGACACGTTCATGGGCTTGTCCGGCCTGGGCGACCTGGTGCTCACTGCGACCGGCGACCTGAGCCGCAACCGGCGGGTCGGCCTGTTGCTGGCCGAGGGCCTGAGCCTGCAGCAGGCGGTGGATTCGCTGGGCCACGTGGCCGAAGGCGTCTACTGCGCGCACACCGTGGTGGAGCGCGCCGCGCGGCTGGGCGTCGAGATGCCGATCGCGGGCGCCGTGGTCGACCTGCTGGATGGCCGCTTGCGTCCGGAGCAGGCGGTCGCGGCGCTGATGCAGCGCGGGCCGACGCCGGAATCCCCCTGA
- the secB gene encoding protein-export chaperone SecB, translating to MADNNDPVFQIQRVYMKEASLEQPNSPAILLEQEQPTVDIQLGVEAQQAADGMYEVAVAATVTTKIKDRTVFLVEVKQAGIFEIRNIPQDQMQAIMGIACPQIVYPYLRANVSDIVTRAGFPPVHLAEINFQAMYEQQQAQQQQPAASPIITKA from the coding sequence ATGGCCGACAACAACGATCCCGTGTTCCAGATCCAGCGCGTCTACATGAAGGAGGCTTCGCTGGAGCAGCCGAATTCCCCCGCCATCCTGCTGGAGCAGGAGCAGCCCACCGTGGACATCCAGCTGGGCGTGGAAGCGCAGCAGGCCGCCGACGGCATGTACGAAGTGGCCGTGGCCGCGACCGTCACCACCAAGATCAAGGACCGCACCGTGTTCCTGGTCGAAGTGAAGCAGGCCGGCATCTTCGAGATCCGCAACATCCCGCAGGACCAGATGCAGGCCATCATGGGCATCGCCTGCCCGCAGATCGTCTACCCCTACCTGCGCGCCAACGTGTCCGACATCGTGACGCGCGCCGGCTTCCCGCCGGTGCACCTGGCCGAGATCAACTTCCAGGCCATGTACGAGCAGCAGCAGGCGCAGCAGCAGCAGCCGGCCGCCTCGCCGATCATCACCAAGGCCTGA
- a CDS encoding HesA/MoeB/ThiF family protein, with amino-acid sequence MTDEQLLRYSRHILLDEIGVEGQQRLLQAHALVIGAGGLGSPVALYLGTAGVGRITIVDNDVVDLTNLQRQIAHATDRIGHPKAESARTAVAAINPDVLVRPLVLKADAQDLDELVPPADVVIDCSDNFATRQAINRACFRHGKPLVAGAAIRFDAQISVYDPRDAASPCYACVFPPDQELEETRCAVMGVFAPLVGIIGAMQASEALRLLAGVGRSLAGRLQMLDGRSMEWSELRIHRNPHCPVCAGRSQHA; translated from the coding sequence ATGACCGACGAGCAACTCCTGCGCTACTCCCGCCACATCCTCCTCGACGAGATCGGGGTGGAGGGGCAGCAGCGCCTGCTCCAGGCGCATGCGCTGGTGATCGGCGCCGGCGGCCTGGGCTCGCCGGTGGCGCTGTACCTGGGCACCGCGGGCGTGGGCCGCATCACGATCGTCGACAACGACGTGGTGGACCTCACCAACCTGCAGCGGCAGATCGCGCATGCGACGGACCGCATCGGCCATCCCAAGGCGGAATCGGCGCGCACCGCGGTGGCCGCGATCAACCCCGACGTGCTGGTGCGCCCGCTGGTGCTGAAGGCCGATGCGCAGGACCTGGACGAACTCGTGCCGCCAGCCGACGTCGTCATCGACTGCAGCGACAACTTCGCCACCCGGCAGGCGATCAACCGCGCCTGCTTCCGCCACGGCAAGCCGCTGGTGGCCGGCGCCGCCATCCGCTTCGACGCGCAGATCAGCGTCTACGATCCGCGCGATGCGGCGAGCCCGTGCTATGCCTGCGTGTTTCCGCCGGACCAGGAGCTGGAGGAGACGCGCTGCGCCGTGATGGGGGTGTTCGCGCCGCTGGTGGGCATCATCGGCGCCATGCAGGCGTCGGAGGCGCTGCGGCTGCTGGCCGGCGTCGGCCGCTCGCTCGCGGGCCGGCTGCAGATGCTGGACGGCCGCAGCATGGAGTGGAGCGAGCTGCGCATCCATCGCAACCCGCATTGCCCGGTGTGCGCCGGGCGGTCACAGCACGCCTAG